In the genome of Longimicrobiales bacterium, the window GGCTGGATCGCGAGCGCGCGCGCAATGGCGACGCGCTGTCGCTGTCCGCCGGACAATTCTGCCGGTCTGCGCTGCGCGAACGTGTCGGGTGCCAGACCGACCAGCTCCAGCGCCGATCGTGCGGCTCCCTCCGGATCCGCATGCCGTTCCAGCCACGGCACCAGTGCAACGTTGCGCAGCACGTTCCAGTGCGGCAGCAGACCGCCGGTCTGCGGCACGTAGCCGATGCGCCGGCGCAGAGCAATCGGATCGTGCGCGGCGACATCTTCACCACCGGCAAGGACGCTGCCGGCGTCGGGCTCGACGAGACGATTGAACAGATGGAGCAGCGTCGTCTTGCCCGAACCGCTCTCGCCCACGATCGCGAGGCACTCGCCGGCCGCGACCGTCAGGCTGACCCCGTCCAGCGCGATGACGTCGCGGTACGCCTTGCGTACGTCGATCGCTTCGAAGGCTGCGGGCGGTGCGACGGGGCTCATTCGTGCTCCCGATCGAATGCGGTCAGG includes:
- a CDS encoding ATP-binding cassette domain-containing protein → MSPVAPPAAFEAIDVRKAYRDVIALDGVSLTVAAGECLAIVGESGSGKTTLLHLFNRLVEPDAGSVLAGGEDVAAHDPIALRRRIGYVPQTGGLLPHWNVLRNVALVPWLERHADPEGAARSALELVGLAPDTFAQRRPAELSGGQRQRVAIARALAIQPRYLLLDEAFSALDAITRGDVHDAFLNVRRRLPVTTLLVTHDLREAVVLADRTAVLRRGRLEHVGPTREVVSAPATPYVAELIRKSGVTAS